In Prunus dulcis chromosome 2, ALMONDv2, whole genome shotgun sequence, a single genomic region encodes these proteins:
- the LOC117619832 gene encoding putative lipid-transfer protein DIR1, with product MGGGLILRYMWMVGLFAIVGNNWGFEIEGVEGAGECGQLDPEVLIYKLASCAPAGQDKNVEVPPKCCGLIQKVRTSCLCAIILSKEAKSLGINPVVAATIPKRCKIAGRPKGYKCGAYVVQA from the exons atgggaGGAGGCTTAATATTGAGGTACATGTGGATGGTGGGTTTGTTTGCAATTGTAGGCAATAATTGGGGGTTCGAAATTGAGGGGGTGGAGGGGGCTGGGGAGTGCGGGCAGCTGGACCCGGAGGTGCTTATCTACAAGCTAGCATCTTGTGCACCCGCCGGACAGGATAAGAACGTGGAGGTTCCTCCCAAGTGCTGTGGACTGATACAGAAGGTCCGCACAAGCTGCCTTTGTGCCATCATCCTTTCTAAAGAAGCCAAGAGCCTTGGGATCAACCCCGTAGTTGCCGCCACCATTCCTAAACGCTGCAAAATTGCTGGACGTCCTAAGGGTTACAAGTGCGGAG CTTATGTGGTGCAAGCATGA